A window of the Virgibacillus pantothenticus genome harbors these coding sequences:
- a CDS encoding ABC transporter ATP-binding protein: MIRVNHLTKEYIQGQEKIQVLKGVNVQINEGEFVAIMGPSGSGKSTLLQLMGGLDLPTSGDIQINQQPLHEMNEKKRTIFRRRHLGFVFQNYQLLPTLTVEENIAFPIHADGKIKKKHQQSITNLISEVGLKGFEKKRANLLSGGQQQRVAIARALVNHPSVLLADEPTGNLDRTIAEDILRLLLTFNRKHNQTIVMVTHDIFAAGFADRIILFRDGVIEKVIARKDEDYAKYMANFMA; this comes from the coding sequence GTGATTCGAGTCAATCATTTAACTAAAGAATATATTCAAGGGCAAGAAAAAATCCAAGTACTAAAAGGAGTAAATGTACAAATTAATGAAGGGGAATTTGTAGCCATTATGGGTCCTAGCGGGTCTGGAAAAAGTACATTATTGCAATTAATGGGAGGACTTGATTTACCGACGAGTGGTGATATACAAATTAATCAACAGCCCTTACATGAAATGAATGAAAAGAAAAGAACGATTTTCCGCAGGCGACACTTAGGGTTTGTATTTCAAAATTATCAGCTGCTACCAACATTAACAGTTGAAGAAAATATTGCTTTTCCTATTCATGCTGATGGGAAAATAAAGAAAAAGCACCAGCAATCAATAACTAATTTAATCTCAGAGGTTGGATTAAAAGGTTTCGAAAAAAAGCGTGCTAATTTACTTAGCGGTGGTCAGCAACAGCGTGTAGCTATTGCGAGGGCGCTTGTTAATCATCCTTCTGTATTATTAGCTGATGAGCCAACAGGAAATTTAGATAGGACGATAGCAGAGGATATTCTTCGCTTATTATTGACATTTAATCGTAAACATAACCAGACAATTGTCATGGTGACGCATGATATCTTTGCAGCAGGCTTTGCTGATCGAATCATTCTTTTTAGGGATGGTGTTATTGAGAAGGTCATTGCTAGAAAGGATGAAGATTATGCTAAATATATGGCGAATTTCATGGCGTAA
- a CDS encoding DUF2935 domain-containing protein — protein MANYLKSAMFEHEFWLQVLEDHARFIHDSLYPSEKKDIEKATYFIQHFNQLLIKAKSLNETNAIAFANNVENMVEQLRAFKLSIIKRQLFGDIGIHLTPTFLNHMVNELEEYQLVLSYLKEGKVPPIFHELHHHLIWLLDASGHAGAIDSRMDGVEKRLKEKSQAFNKHFDQFYLKAVELTGYLRANVQTFPALNRFTDDVELEMELFKTFLNELEEMELSAEVLGTFTASMADHMAREERYYLMKLAESKKLFSND, from the coding sequence TTGGCAAATTACTTAAAAAGCGCTATGTTTGAGCATGAATTTTGGCTACAGGTTTTGGAAGATCACGCAAGGTTCATACATGATTCTCTCTATCCATCGGAGAAAAAGGATATTGAAAAGGCTACTTACTTTATTCAACATTTCAACCAACTTCTAATTAAAGCAAAATCTTTAAATGAAACAAATGCAATCGCTTTTGCAAATAATGTAGAGAATATGGTTGAACAATTAAGAGCATTCAAGCTTTCCATTATTAAGCGCCAATTATTTGGGGATATTGGCATCCACCTTACCCCTACTTTTTTGAACCATATGGTAAATGAATTGGAAGAATACCAGCTTGTGTTAAGTTATCTCAAAGAAGGGAAGGTTCCTCCAATTTTTCACGAACTGCATCATCATTTAATCTGGCTTTTAGATGCTTCTGGTCATGCAGGTGCTATAGATTCTCGGATGGATGGGGTTGAGAAAAGGCTAAAAGAAAAAAGCCAAGCATTTAACAAGCATTTCGATCAATTTTATTTAAAAGCTGTCGAATTAACGGGTTACTTACGAGCAAATGTACAAACCTTCCCTGCATTAAATAGATTTACAGATGACGTCGAACTGGAGATGGAGTTATTTAAGACGTTCTTGAATGAATTAGAGGAAATGGAATTGAGTGCAGAAGTATTAGGAACGTTTACAGCTTCCATGGCTGATCATATGGCTAGGGAAGAGCGTTATTACTTAATGAAATTGGCTGAATCTAAGAAGTTGTTTTCCAATGATTAA
- the ahpF gene encoding alkyl hydroperoxide reductase subunit F — MVLDPEIKSQLQQYLELLENDLVLKVSTGDDDISQDMLALTDELANMSNRITVEHTQLPKTPSFSVNRVGEDSGIAFAGLPLGHEFNSLVLALLQVSGRTPKLDQKVIDQIKGITDEYHFETYVSLSCNNCPDVVQALNMMSVLNPNISHTMIDGAAFKDEVERKNIMAVPAVYLNGEFFNGGRITLEELLEKLGHGVDASELSEKDPFDVLVVGGGPAGASAAIYAARKGIRTGIVAERFGGQVQDTLSIENFISVKRTEGPKLVANLEEHVNDYNIDVMNSQRAKNIEKKDLFELELENGAVLKSKSVIISTGARWRNIGVPGEQEFKNNGVAYCPHCDGPLFEGKDVAVIGGGNSGIEAAIDLAGIVKHVTVLEFAPELKADEVLQKRLYSLPNVTVIKNAQTKEITGTDSVNGITYIDRDSQEEKHIELQGVFVQIGLVPNTEWLEGTVERNRMGEILVDKQGQTNVPGLFAAGDCTDSAYNQIIISMGSGATAALGAFDYLIRN, encoded by the coding sequence ATGGTACTAGACCCAGAGATTAAGTCACAATTACAGCAATATCTTGAACTATTAGAAAACGACCTTGTGCTTAAAGTAAGCACTGGGGACGATGATATATCACAGGATATGCTAGCTCTTACTGATGAGCTAGCAAACATGTCCAATAGGATAACTGTTGAGCATACACAGTTACCAAAAACACCAAGCTTTAGTGTCAACCGTGTCGGTGAGGATTCGGGCATTGCATTTGCCGGTCTTCCTCTTGGACATGAATTCAATTCATTAGTGTTAGCTCTATTACAGGTTAGCGGAAGAACTCCAAAATTAGATCAAAAGGTTATCGATCAGATTAAAGGAATAACCGATGAATATCATTTTGAAACATACGTTAGTCTAAGCTGTAACAACTGCCCAGATGTAGTACAAGCGTTAAATATGATGAGCGTTCTTAATCCAAATATTTCGCATACCATGATTGATGGAGCAGCGTTCAAAGACGAAGTGGAAAGAAAAAACATCATGGCAGTTCCAGCCGTTTATTTAAATGGGGAATTCTTTAATGGTGGACGAATCACGCTCGAAGAACTTCTAGAAAAACTGGGGCATGGCGTGGATGCCTCTGAGCTTTCCGAAAAAGATCCATTTGACGTTCTTGTCGTTGGCGGTGGCCCAGCGGGTGCAAGTGCGGCCATTTATGCTGCGCGGAAAGGAATACGTACGGGTATTGTTGCCGAACGCTTTGGCGGTCAAGTTCAAGATACATTGAGTATCGAAAACTTCATTAGTGTCAAACGTACAGAAGGACCAAAGCTAGTTGCTAATTTGGAAGAGCATGTCAATGATTACAACATTGATGTAATGAACTCTCAACGTGCAAAGAACATCGAAAAGAAAGATTTATTCGAGCTTGAATTAGAAAATGGTGCAGTACTAAAAAGTAAAAGTGTCATCATTTCTACAGGCGCTCGTTGGAGAAATATCGGTGTTCCCGGGGAACAGGAATTCAAAAATAACGGTGTAGCATACTGCCCTCATTGTGATGGTCCATTATTTGAAGGAAAAGATGTTGCTGTTATTGGCGGGGGTAACTCCGGAATTGAAGCAGCCATCGATTTAGCAGGAATTGTTAAGCATGTTACCGTTCTTGAATTCGCACCAGAATTAAAAGCAGACGAAGTTTTACAAAAACGGTTATACAGCTTACCAAACGTAACCGTTATAAAAAATGCACAAACGAAGGAAATTACAGGTACGGACAGTGTAAATGGCATTACCTATATAGACCGGGATAGCCAAGAAGAGAAACATATTGAGCTTCAAGGTGTATTCGTGCAAATTGGTCTCGTTCCTAACACAGAATGGCTTGAAGGTACAGTTGAACGTAATCGCATGGGCGAAATCCTTGTAGATAAGCAAGGACAGACGAATGTCCCTGGCTTGTTTGCTGCAGGAGACTGCACAGATAGTGCTTATAACCAAATTATCATTTCTATGGGATCAGGCGCTACTGCCGCTTTAGGCGCATTTGATTACTTGATCCGTAACTAG
- a CDS encoding N-acetyltransferase: protein MKIRKYHPDELDRLVEIWYEGSLYAHDFIMQSYWGSQRKAMKETYLPMAETHVIIVEGKIAGFISMVDNYLAALFVNVDHQGKGYGKKLLQFVKEKRKQIQLKVYLKNEQAIHFYRKNGFKIQAEQLDEPTGEKEYVMEWNSGN from the coding sequence ATGAAAATAAGAAAATATCATCCAGATGAATTAGATAGGTTAGTAGAGATTTGGTATGAAGGTTCACTATATGCGCATGACTTTATCATGCAAAGCTATTGGGGGTCGCAACGAAAAGCGATGAAGGAAACGTACTTGCCAATGGCAGAAACGCATGTCATCATAGTTGAGGGAAAAATTGCAGGCTTTATTTCTATGGTCGATAATTACTTAGCAGCGTTATTCGTCAATGTGGATCATCAGGGCAAAGGATACGGAAAAAAACTGTTACAGTTTGTAAAAGAAAAACGAAAGCAAATTCAATTAAAAGTGTATCTGAAAAACGAGCAGGCAATTCATTTTTATCGTAAAAATGGTTTTAAGATCCAAGCCGAACAATTAGATGAACCGACAGGAGAAAAAGAATATGTCATGGAGTGGAATAGCGGTAATTAG
- the ahpC gene encoding alkyl hydroperoxide reductase subunit C — protein sequence MSLIGTEVQPFSAKAFKQGEFIDVTEENFKGQWTVLCFYPADFSFVCPTELEDLQNEYENLKKLGAEVYSCSTDTHFVHKGWHDASEKINKIEYGMIGDPSQTLTRMFDVLNEESGLADRGTFIIDPDGVIQTVEINADGIGRDASTLADKIKAAQYVRNNPGEVCPAKWKEGEETLKPSLDLVGKI from the coding sequence ATGTCTTTAATAGGAACCGAAGTACAACCATTTTCTGCAAAAGCCTTTAAGCAAGGCGAGTTTATCGACGTTACAGAAGAAAATTTCAAAGGGCAATGGACTGTGCTCTGCTTTTACCCAGCAGACTTCTCATTTGTATGCCCAACAGAACTAGAAGATTTGCAAAATGAATATGAAAATCTAAAAAAACTCGGTGCTGAAGTGTATTCTTGCTCTACAGACACACACTTCGTACACAAGGGCTGGCATGATGCCTCTGAAAAAATCAACAAAATCGAATATGGCATGATCGGTGATCCATCTCAAACACTAACTCGTATGTTCGATGTGTTAAACGAAGAATCTGGTCTTGCTGATCGTGGTACATTCATCATTGATCCAGATGGTGTTATCCAAACTGTAGAAATTAATGCAGACGGTATCGGCCGTGATGCAAGCACGCTTGCTGATAAAATCAAAGCAGCACAATATGTGCGTAACAACCCAGGTGAAGTATGCCCTGCAAAATGGAAAGAAGGCGAAGAAACACTTAAGCCAAGCCTTGACCTAGTAGGTAAAATCTAA
- a CDS encoding PadR family transcriptional regulator has translation MSVRYGILTLLSVKQHHGYELKIELDSLLGLKGKINPGQIYTTLDRLTRDGLVTSPGFDEQDRRLYDIHLKGKEELNKWLIEPVAYSNTKEDFFFKWSCARRTNSELEKMMLTQQKELIVKEVMELTKLKTELLMEGDENRYLLVTGTLLHLEADLTWINQVENRAH, from the coding sequence ATGTCAGTAAGATATGGGATTTTAACGTTATTATCGGTTAAACAGCATCATGGCTATGAATTAAAAATAGAATTGGATTCCCTCCTTGGACTAAAAGGGAAAATCAATCCTGGTCAAATATATACAACGCTTGATCGTCTAACACGGGATGGACTTGTCACTTCGCCAGGGTTCGATGAGCAGGACAGAAGATTATATGATATCCACTTAAAAGGGAAAGAGGAATTGAATAAATGGCTAATAGAACCAGTAGCGTATAGCAACACAAAAGAAGATTTCTTCTTTAAATGGAGCTGCGCCAGAAGAACTAATTCTGAATTGGAAAAAATGATGTTGACACAGCAAAAAGAATTAATTGTTAAGGAAGTAATGGAGCTAACAAAATTAAAGACGGAATTATTAATGGAAGGTGATGAGAATAGATATTTATTAGTTACTGGTACGTTATTACATTTAGAAGCGGATTTGACTTGGATTAATCAAGTGGAAAACCGAGCACATTAA
- a CDS encoding MerR family transcriptional regulator: protein MGKEYFTVKQFANMIGTTERTLQYYDRKGVLKPTSYTEHGHRLYTHADIFKAQKIVTLKYLGFSLKEIIEHLSENAGKNMQETLEQQKKLLEEKREHLDHVIRTISRVEKITENNEIGSDLLLTIIHATTTERHTEAWLAKHLSPTAVEQIFMRHLSEEDRLAIEREAMTYIQQLQQFYHQGFLPHHVEVQRTIEQLMEYTVNMLGDELLEQIGELELEGEALFHFSFMSLELEKFIGEAIDIYMEKAEALER, encoded by the coding sequence ATGGGCAAAGAGTACTTCACAGTGAAACAGTTTGCGAACATGATTGGTACAACTGAGCGTACGTTACAATATTATGACCGAAAAGGGGTATTAAAGCCGACGAGTTATACAGAGCACGGCCATCGTCTGTATACGCATGCCGATATATTTAAAGCGCAAAAAATAGTTACCTTAAAATATTTAGGATTTTCACTAAAGGAAATTATAGAACATCTTAGTGAAAACGCTGGGAAAAACATGCAAGAAACCTTAGAGCAACAAAAAAAATTACTGGAAGAAAAGCGCGAACATCTTGATCATGTTATTCGCACAATTTCACGGGTAGAAAAAATTACAGAGAACAATGAAATAGGTAGCGATCTGTTATTAACGATTATTCACGCTACAACAACAGAAAGACATACAGAGGCATGGCTAGCCAAACACCTATCACCGACAGCAGTTGAACAGATATTCATGCGTCATTTATCAGAAGAAGATAGACTGGCCATAGAACGAGAGGCGATGACATATATTCAGCAGTTGCAACAATTTTATCATCAAGGATTTTTGCCACATCATGTTGAAGTTCAGAGAACGATTGAACAGCTAATGGAATACACCGTGAATATGTTGGGGGATGAATTACTAGAACAAATTGGTGAGTTGGAACTAGAGGGAGAAGCTCTATTTCACTTCAGCTTTATGTCCTTAGAATTGGAAAAATTTATTGGAGAAGCAATAGATATTTACATGGAAAAGGCGGAAGCATTGGAGCGATAA
- a CDS encoding ABC transporter permease, with protein MLNIWRISWRNMTTHKKRFFFSLIAIIFGISFLTAMLIADRTTNDVFRYYEKMYVANADYWILSDEHTYSEAEISSVITSPEVTNSLLALDKQAFFELNENRTLQERSVRITGVSDQASSLLKLPVIEGSLDNKGFVIPKAVAELLDKKVGDTIAIEGLGTAKVSAIVEYTQLLASPDNWENANSTSFRIMAPLDMLREWTGMNNEISYMRFQTEGDGKELFQSVQQTLKDTSMYIQPVVADDLQSNDIEGLYAFFYLVAILSICISGFIVFNIIYTSVMERKKEFAVMKSLGYLQSSVSKLVLIEMTLLASVGTLIGVPFGVWLGDIFMEALLSVFKFDMVYTLQWELPVIISGLIGLLFPVIFALFPIYVAGKTPVLLAIKEASTNQSASYRFLIRNILGLGMLGFLFMDGPLSYIAILVASVLLFPCFVIGLKWVLKPVLEFLFYFPGKVAAKNLIQQLNRNANSAAILAIGIAIILLLGAAIESAPKTLGKEIRETYGGDVRITSEAPWTQGDIAKLQSYEFVTKVEPLAETKPITWKTTQGNSRQFSVFSVNRNGPSLFDAEKNVYSKLAHKPTVILGSRAFEEWGGNIGQTIEMNTPSGKQRYEVIDVVNTSHYSGYVAFMDNNHFQENFGWSSAFDILLTVDKQTEQLRTELYNDFGDHLAKVQTVEEEIESATSAVKGMNDLILFMLLLIILLASVGTANTLLMNTMERRVEIGTMRAIGFTKQQVRTMVLLEGLLIGLAGVFGGIIIGALLIYVTSKWTFMEGFMSFQLPLDNVILAMIAGVTLSLCAAWVSSRSVMRQNVASSLKEG; from the coding sequence ATGCTAAATATATGGCGAATTTCATGGCGTAATATGACAACACATAAAAAACGATTTTTCTTTTCCTTAATAGCAATTATCTTTGGGATTTCCTTTTTAACAGCAATGTTAATCGCTGATCGAACGACCAATGATGTCTTTCGCTATTACGAAAAGATGTATGTAGCTAATGCTGATTATTGGATTTTAAGTGACGAACATACCTATTCTGAAGCTGAAATATCTAGTGTTATAACCAGTCCCGAAGTTACGAATTCTTTACTAGCACTGGATAAACAAGCGTTCTTTGAACTTAATGAAAACCGTACCTTACAGGAAAGATCTGTTCGTATTACCGGAGTAAGCGATCAAGCTAGTTCGTTGCTTAAACTTCCTGTTATAGAGGGGAGCTTGGATAATAAGGGTTTTGTTATTCCAAAAGCTGTGGCGGAATTATTGGACAAAAAGGTTGGTGATACCATTGCTATTGAAGGATTAGGAACAGCAAAAGTATCAGCAATTGTAGAATACACCCAATTACTTGCAAGTCCTGACAATTGGGAAAATGCTAATTCAACAAGCTTTCGCATTATGGCTCCATTGGATATGCTAAGAGAATGGACAGGAATGAATAATGAAATTTCTTATATGCGATTTCAAACAGAAGGGGATGGAAAAGAACTTTTTCAATCAGTGCAACAAACTCTTAAAGATACAAGTATGTATATTCAGCCAGTAGTTGCAGATGATTTACAAAGTAATGATATTGAAGGACTTTATGCATTCTTTTATTTAGTCGCTATTCTTTCTATCTGTATCAGCGGGTTTATTGTGTTTAATATTATTTATACAAGTGTTATGGAAAGAAAAAAAGAATTTGCAGTGATGAAAAGCCTCGGGTATTTACAAAGTTCTGTATCTAAGCTGGTACTTATTGAAATGACCTTACTAGCTTCAGTCGGAACGTTAATTGGAGTGCCTTTCGGTGTATGGCTTGGAGATATATTTATGGAGGCGCTGCTAAGTGTGTTTAAATTTGATATGGTTTACACGCTGCAATGGGAGCTGCCGGTCATTATATCTGGTCTGATTGGGTTACTATTTCCCGTTATTTTTGCATTATTTCCAATTTATGTTGCGGGAAAAACACCTGTTTTATTGGCTATAAAGGAAGCAAGCACCAATCAATCCGCATCGTATCGTTTTTTAATTAGGAATATCTTAGGTTTAGGGATGCTAGGTTTTCTTTTTATGGATGGTCCCCTTTCATATATCGCCATTTTAGTAGCATCGGTTCTGCTATTTCCTTGCTTTGTTATCGGTTTAAAATGGGTTTTAAAACCCGTATTAGAGTTCCTGTTTTATTTTCCCGGGAAGGTTGCTGCAAAAAATCTGATACAACAGTTGAATAGAAATGCAAATTCAGCTGCTATTCTTGCTATAGGCATAGCCATTATCTTATTGCTAGGTGCTGCAATTGAATCAGCTCCTAAAACGCTTGGAAAAGAAATTAGAGAGACATATGGGGGAGATGTTCGAATCACGTCTGAAGCACCTTGGACGCAAGGCGATATAGCAAAGCTTCAATCCTACGAATTCGTTACAAAGGTTGAACCTTTAGCAGAGACAAAACCGATTACTTGGAAAACGACACAAGGAAACAGTAGGCAATTCTCTGTTTTTTCGGTTAACCGTAATGGTCCCTCTTTATTCGATGCTGAAAAAAATGTCTATTCGAAATTAGCACATAAGCCAACGGTTATTCTTGGAAGTAGGGCTTTTGAGGAATGGGGAGGAAATATAGGGCAAACGATAGAGATGAATACCCCTTCTGGAAAACAAAGGTATGAAGTGATTGACGTAGTAAATACCTCTCATTATTCAGGGTATGTCGCATTTATGGATAATAATCATTTCCAGGAAAATTTTGGCTGGTCTAGCGCTTTTGATATTCTGCTTACGGTTGATAAGCAAACTGAACAGTTACGTACAGAACTATATAATGATTTTGGAGATCATTTAGCAAAAGTACAAACTGTGGAGGAAGAAATTGAATCGGCAACTTCTGCTGTCAAAGGGATGAACGATCTTATTTTATTTATGTTGCTGCTTATCATTCTTTTAGCCAGCGTTGGTACTGCTAATACATTATTAATGAATACAATGGAGAGAAGAGTAGAAATTGGTACGATGAGGGCTATCGGCTTTACAAAGCAACAGGTACGTACGATGGTACTTCTGGAAGGGTTGCTAATAGGGTTAGCTGGAGTATTCGGCGGAATTATAATTGGTGCGCTACTCATATATGTAACCAGTAAATGGACGTTTATGGAAGGCTTTATGTCTTTTCAATTACCACTTGATAACGTTATACTAGCTATGATCGCTGGAGTTACCTTAAGTCTTTGTGCAGCTTGGGTTTCCAGTAGAAGTGTCATGAGACAAAACGTTGCATCATCACTTAAAGAAGGTTGA
- a CDS encoding cupin domain-containing protein produces the protein MYLQKTNPMGYQISPYSLPYQTLPEDSRITDYGRQPYVVNIEEATKQNNTFRTAIWTGNHLQVTLMSIPVGEDIGLEVHPDTDQFLRIEEGQGLTQMGNRKDKLYFQRYVSDDDAIMIPAGTWHNVTNTGDKPLKLYSIYAPPEHPFGTVHQTKADAEAMEREHHYQ, from the coding sequence ATGTATTTGCAGAAAACTAACCCTATGGGTTACCAAATATCGCCTTATTCTTTACCGTATCAAACTTTACCTGAAGACAGTCGTATTACTGATTATGGGAGACAGCCTTACGTTGTCAATATTGAAGAAGCTACAAAACAAAATAATACATTTCGTACTGCTATATGGACCGGCAACCATCTACAAGTGACGTTAATGAGTATTCCTGTTGGTGAAGATATCGGTCTAGAGGTTCATCCAGATACGGACCAATTCTTACGTATTGAAGAAGGTCAGGGCCTAACACAAATGGGAAACAGAAAAGATAAGCTTTATTTTCAAAGATATGTATCTGATGACGATGCTATTATGATACCTGCTGGAACATGGCATAATGTAACCAATACCGGTGACAAACCACTTAAGCTCTATTCCATCTATGCTCCCCCAGAGCACCCTTTTGGCACAGTGCATCAAACAAAAGCAGATGCGGAAGCCATGGAAAGAGAGCACCATTATCAATAG
- a CDS encoding alanine/glycine:cation symporter family protein encodes MQEILQSITEFLWGLPLLIVILFTGLYFTIGSKFFQFIYLPHILKKTLLSIFKRKSSDDNTSSKGIISSFEAVSTAIGGSVGVANIGGASTAIAVGGPGAMFWLWVCALLGMIIKTVEVTLSVHYRSTDENGDPYGGPTYYMEKGLGEERKFRYWMIPAVLFGCGIFGTFFFTLQNYTISEAVSSTFDIGMIPVSLTLMLVTYYVIYGGLRHIGKFAAKLVPFMVLFYVLSGLYIILSHFTEIGNVFSIIFQGAFGGTAAVGGFTGAAVTQAISMGMARSVYSNEAGWGTSPMVHSTAKVNHPVKQGLWGAFEVFIDTIVVCSVTAFVIIITGKWSSGMSGAELTLTAFEMGIGDTGRIIITISIFLFGLTTLTGWFVYYEVLLRHLLRNKDQTFKKRILTFYNRFYPIPGTALVIYAVSYGLTGQTVWYFADIASAIPTFINVVAILLLSKKFFSLLQDYKARYLGIGQIDPTVHLFYEDTQSKAEQKMNVL; translated from the coding sequence ATGCAAGAAATACTGCAATCTATCACAGAGTTTCTTTGGGGGCTTCCTCTCCTTATTGTTATTCTCTTTACCGGACTGTACTTTACAATTGGCAGCAAATTTTTTCAATTTATTTATTTACCTCACATTCTAAAGAAAACATTGCTTAGCATTTTCAAAAGAAAAAGTTCCGATGATAACACATCCTCTAAAGGAATTATTTCTTCATTTGAAGCAGTAAGTACAGCCATTGGTGGCTCTGTCGGTGTTGCAAATATTGGCGGGGCATCTACAGCAATTGCTGTTGGAGGTCCAGGGGCTATGTTCTGGCTTTGGGTTTGTGCCTTGCTTGGCATGATTATTAAAACAGTTGAAGTAACCCTGTCTGTACATTACCGCAGTACGGACGAAAACGGCGATCCATATGGTGGACCAACCTATTATATGGAAAAAGGGCTCGGGGAAGAGAGGAAATTTCGTTATTGGATGATACCTGCAGTTCTGTTTGGTTGTGGTATTTTCGGAACCTTCTTTTTCACCCTGCAAAACTACACCATCTCTGAAGCAGTAAGCTCTACATTTGACATAGGCATGATTCCCGTCTCGTTAACGCTTATGCTCGTTACTTATTACGTCATTTATGGTGGTTTAAGACATATCGGAAAGTTTGCAGCAAAGCTGGTTCCCTTCATGGTCCTATTTTATGTTCTATCTGGACTATATATTATTTTGAGCCACTTCACTGAGATTGGTAATGTGTTTTCTATTATATTCCAAGGCGCTTTTGGAGGAACAGCAGCAGTTGGCGGATTTACTGGCGCAGCAGTGACCCAAGCTATTAGCATGGGAATGGCCCGATCCGTCTACAGTAACGAAGCAGGCTGGGGGACTTCTCCTATGGTTCACTCAACCGCCAAAGTAAACCATCCAGTAAAACAAGGGCTCTGGGGTGCTTTTGAAGTATTTATTGATACGATCGTTGTTTGCTCTGTTACTGCTTTTGTTATTATTATTACTGGAAAATGGTCTTCTGGCATGTCCGGTGCGGAATTAACGTTAACCGCATTTGAAATGGGAATCGGTGATACGGGAAGAATCATTATTACCATTTCCATCTTTCTATTTGGGTTAACGACACTGACAGGATGGTTTGTGTATTACGAGGTATTGCTCCGCCATTTATTGCGAAACAAAGATCAAACCTTTAAGAAACGTATATTAACCTTTTACAACCGGTTCTATCCGATACCAGGCACTGCATTAGTTATTTATGCTGTAAGTTATGGTCTAACGGGGCAAACCGTCTGGTACTTTGCCGATATCGCTTCAGCCATTCCTACATTCATTAATGTCGTGGCTATTTTGTTATTAAGTAAAAAGTTCTTTAGCTTGCTCCAAGATTATAAGGCAAGATATTTAGGCATTGGGCAAATTGATCCAACTGTACACCTATTTTATGAGGATACGCAGTCAAAAGCAGAACAAAAAATGAATGTTTTGTAA